The sequence CCTGGAAGCAAAAATCGGCAACAACCGGCTAACGGGCGCGCTCAACCTAACGCCCGACTTCAAACCGGACGGCACGGTCGACTTCACCCTACCCGACCTCGGTCTGCTCGCCGCCATGGCCGGCCAACAGGCATCCGGCGATCTTGCCGGTTCCGCGACGATTAGCACCGCCGACGGCGTCACCTCGGTCGTAGTCAAAGCGAATGGCAACAGCATCCAGCGCGACGCCTTGACAATCGCCAAGCCGGCCGCCGACATCAGCATCGCCGACGTCGCAAAGCTTGCCATCAACGGCAGCATCAAGGCGGAAAGCATCGCCCAGGGGCAAAACCGCATAGCGAATGCCAGCCTCGTTTTCGACCGGCAGGCGGAAAAAACCGGCTTTTCGCTCGGGGGCGAATATGACGGTGCGCCGGTGACGGCGACGGGCGATCTCACAAGCAATGCCGGCCGCACCGAAATCCGCCTCGCCTCCTTTATGGCGGCGCCGAAGAAGATCCCGCTGCAGCTCGCAAGGCCGGCCGTCGTCGCCATCGAGAACGGCGTCGCGCGGCTCGACGCTCTGACGGTCCAAGCCTCGTCCGGCAGCATTGCCGTCACCGGCACGGCCGGCGATAGGCTTGAGATCACGGCAGGGATCGACGCCCTGCCTGCGGTCCTGATCGACACCTTTGCGCCGACGCTCGGCGCGCAAGGCCTGATCGCAGGCACCGTCGAGGTCGAAGGTCCAGCGCAGGCGCCGGTGGTCGCATACGATCTCGCCTGGAGCGCCGCGTCGATCAGTTCGGTGCGATCGGCCAACATCGCCGCACAGGATATCGCCGCAAAAGGTTCGATCGCCGTCACCGACGACCGCATTCGCTTCGATCCGCTGACGGTCGAAAGCGCCGGCTTCCGCGGCAACGTCACCGGCAGTCTCGACCGGACCGATACGACCGCGGAAGCGAGCTTCAAATTCTTCGCCGAACCCGGCCTGCTGCCGCCCGGCCTCGCAACGAAGTTCGACAAGACCATCGCGATTTCCGGAACCGTCGAAACCGGCGGAAACGGCAATATCAAGCTCAGTGCGCTCGATATCAAATCCGGCACGGTCGATGCCAGCGGTTCTGCGACGTTTAGCGAAGGCGCACTGACGGCTGCGGTCGAGGGCGCCCTGCCCGATCTCGGCAAATTGCTCGCCGACGCGCAAGGCGAGGCGGCATTCACCGCCGACATTTCCGGTCGCCTCGACGAGATCGGCATCAAGGCGGAATTGACCTCCAGCGGCGCGATGCTGGCCGGCCGTTCGCTGACGGATCTGGTAATCAAAGCCGACGCGACGGCGAAACCGGGTAGCCCGCAGGCGAAACTGACGGCGACGGGCGGACTGGACGGCCAGCCGATCGACGTTCGGGCCGATGTGATCTCCGAGGGCGGCCGCACCGCGATCCCGACCCTGGAAGCGAAGATCGGCGATAATCGGCTGACGGGGGCGATCAACCTGACGCCGGACTTCAAGCCGGATGGCACTCTCGAATTCAACCTCCCCGACCTCGGTCTGCTCGCGGCAATGGCCGGCCAGAAAGCTTCCGGTGACCTCGCGGGATCGGCAACCGTGCGCACCGCCAACGGCATCACCTCCGTCTCGCTCAAGGCGACGGGCAACAGCATCCAGCGCGACGCCTTGACAATCGCCAAGCCGGCCGCCGACATCAGCATCGCCGACGTCGCAAAGCTTGCCATCAACGGCAGCATCAAGGCGGAAAGCATCGCCCAGGGGCAAAACCGCATAGCGAATGCCAGCCTCGTTTTCGACCGGCAGGCGGAAAAAACCGGCTTTTCGCTCGGGGGCGAATATGACGGTGCGCCGGTGACGGCGACGGGCGATCTCACAAGCAATGCCGGCCGCACCGAAATCCGCCTCGCCTCCTTTGCGGCAACGCCGAAGAAGATCCCGCTGCAGCTCGCAAGGCCGGCCGTCGTCGCCATCGAGAACGGCGTCGCGCGGCTCGACGCTCTGACGGTCCAAGCCTCGTCCGGCAGCATTGCCGTCACCGGCACGGCCGGCGATAGGCTTGAGATCACGGCAGGGATCGACGCCCTGCCTGCGGTCCTGATCGACACCTTTGCGCCGACGCTCGGCGCGCAAGGCCTGATCGCAGGCACCGTCGAGGTCGAAGGTCCAGCGCAGGCGCCGGTGGTCGCATACGATCTCGCCTGGAGCGCCGCGTCGATCAGTTCGGTGCGATCGGCCAACATCGCCGCACAGGATATCGCCGCAAAAGGTTCGATCGCCGTCACCGACGACCGCATTCGCTTCGATCCGCTGACGGTCGAAAGCGCCGGCTTCCGCGGCAACGTCACCGGCAGTCTCGACCGGACCGATACGACCGCGGAAGCGAGCTTCAAATTCTTCGCCGAACCCGGCCTGCTGCCGCCCGGCCTCGCAACGAAGTTCGACAAGACCATCGCGATTTCCGGAACCGTCGAAACCGGCGGAAACGGCAATATCAAGCTCAGTGCGCTCGATATCAAATCCGGCACGGTCGATGCCAGCGGTTCTGCGACGTTTAGCGAAGGCGCACTGACGGCTGCGGTCGAGGGCGCCCTGCCCGATCTCGGCAAATTGCTCGCCGACGCGCAAGGCGAGGCGGCATTCACCGCCGACATTTCCGGTCGCCTCGACGAGATCGGCATCAAGGCGGAATTGACCTCCAGCGGCGCGATGCTGGCCGGCCGTTCGCTGACGGATCTGGTAATCAAAGCCGACGCGACGGCGAAACCGGGTAGCCCGCAGGCGAAACTGACGGCGACGGGCGGACTGGACGGCCAGCCGATCGACGTTCGGGCCGATGTGATCTCCGAGGGCGGCCGCACCGCGATCCCGACCCTGGAAGCGAAGATCGGCGATAATCGGCTGACGGGGGCGATCAACCTGACGCCGGACTTCAAGCCGGATGGCACTCTCGAATTCAACCTCCCCGACCTCGGTCTGCTCGCGGCAATGGCCGGCCAGAAAGCTTCCGGTGACCTCGCGGGATCGGCAACCGTGCGCACCGCCAACGGCATCACCTCCGTCTCGCTCAAGGCGACGGGCAACAGCATCCAGCGCGACGCCTTGACAATCGCCAAGCCGGCCGCCGACATCAGCATCGCCGACGTCGCAAAGCTTGCCATCAACGGCAGCATCAAGGCGGAAAGCATCGCCCAGGGGCAAAACCGCGTTTCGGGGCTCACGCTTGTCTTCGACCAGCAGGGCGGCAGAACGGGATTCTCGATCGACGGCAGATATGACGGCGGACCACTCGCGGCCAAAGGCGACATGGTGGCAATCGGCGGTCGCACCGAAATCCGCCTAGCCTCCTTTGCGGCAACGCCGAAGAAGATCCCGCTGAAACTCGCAAGGCCGACTGCGGTTGTGGTCGAGAACGGAAGCGTGCGGCTCGACGCTCTGACGATCCAGGCGTCGAACGGCACCATTGCCGTCGCCGGTACGGCGGGCGCAACGCTCGACATTTCGGCAAAACTCAACGCGCTGCCGGCCGCTCTGATCAACACTTTCGCGCAGACGCTCGGCGCCGAAGGCACGATCGACGGCACGGTCGAGGTGGAGGGAAGCGCGGCCGCTCCGGTCGTCACCTATGATCTTAGATGGCGCGGCGCCTCGGTTGCGGCAGCGCGCGGCGCCGGCGTCGCGGCGCTCGAGGTCGTCGTGAAAGGGCGTTTCGCCAACAATCGCCTTACGCTCGACGCCACGGTGTCCGGACCAGGCCGCCTCTCCTTCCGGGGCGGTGGCCATGTCGACGTCGGTGGAAACATGCCGATGTCGATGAAATTTGCCGGCGATGTGCCCTTCGCGCTGCTCGCCAACACCATGGCGGAGAGGGGCTTCACGCTCACCGGATCGGCCACCGTCGATCTTTCGCTCACCGGATCGGCCAGGGCGCCGCAGATTACCGGTACGATCACCACAAGCGGCGGCCGGCTCGTCGACGTCCGCCGCAATCTCGCCCTCAACAATCTGGCTGCCAATATCGCGCTTGATGGCAGGCAGGCGACGATTTCCAGGCTCTCCGCCAATCTCGCCACCGGCGGAACGGTCGAGGCGAGCGGAACGATCGGGGTCGCGGCGGGTTCCGGCTTCCCGGCGGACCTGCGGATTCGTCTGAACAACGCCACCTATGTCGATGGCACGCTCTTCACGGCAAATCTCGTTGGCGACCTGACGCTGAGAGGCCCGCTCGTTGCCACGCCTGTGCTCGGCGGCAGGCTGACGATACGCAGAGCGGCGATCACCGTTCCGGAGAAGTTGCCGACCTCGCTCTCGGAGATCGACATCAAGCACAGGAACGCGCCGGCCAGAGTGCGACAGATGGCAAGCGACATACGCAAGGACACGTCCGCAGGCGCCGGAGCCAGAGCCGGCGGCATCATCGCCTTCGATCTCGCAGTCAGTTCGCCAGGACAGTTTTTCGTGCGCGGGCGCGGCATCGATGCCGAACTCGGCGGCGACCTGACCATACGCGGCACTGCCGTCCAACCGATCGTTTCCGGCGACTTCGACATGCGTCGCGGGCGACTCGAAATCCTTGGCAAGCGCCTGACGTTCACAGAAGGCCATATTGGCTTCGGCGGCGCCCTGATCCCGACCCTCGATCTCGACGCGACCTCGACGGCCGGTTCGACGACCATCACCGTCAATATCGCCGGGCCCGCCAACAATCCGGCGGTAACCTTCTCCTCCTCTCCGGCGCTGCCGCAGGATGAGATCCTGGCGCAATTGATCTTCAACCGGTCGCTCAACAACCTGTCGGCATTCCAGATCGCCCAGCTTGCCTCCGCCGCCAGCCAGCTTGCCGGTGGCAGCTCGACCTCGCTGCTCGACGGCCTGCGCAACAAGCTCGGCGTCGACGACCTCGACATCACGACGGACGAAAGCGGTGGCGCTCAACTCCGCGCCGGCAAATACCTCAACGACCGGACCTATATCGAACTGCAGCAGGGCTCGGATTCGGCCTCCAGCAAGGCGATCATCAACCTCGATGTCGGCCGGGGCGTGAAGCTCAAGGGCGAGGCAGCCGGAGACGGCTCCGCGGCCGGCGGCATATTCTACGAAAGGGAATACTAGGCGCGACTGCCCCTTCACCCTGACCCTCTCCCCGCAGGCGGAGAGAGGCATTGAGAGCTCGTGGCGAGTCCCTTCGCCCCGCGAACGGGGAGAGGTCGCGGCGGCGGGCTGAGGGACAACCTCCCTTGGAAGCTGAGCGATACGACTATCGGCTGCGGCTCCCGAGAGCTGCGCAAGATCAACTGTCGAGTTTATCCATGCAAACGCAAGAAATCGAGTTGCCGCCCAGATTCCGCGCCAGACTGGCGGGCTACTCGTTCGAAAAGGACACTCTCGGGCAATCCGCGTCGACCGTGTTCCTGCTCAAGGCAGAGGGTCGAGCCCG is a genomic window of Sinorhizobium numidicum containing:
- a CDS encoding translocation/assembly module TamB domain-containing protein — encoded protein: MNQVIRILGATLRYFFAVLGTLVVVLLLLVAFLGFTVPGARVVAWALEKYAATPDQIVRISDPSALLTGDFTAGTVTLFDGEGIYGEVRDLSVHWSPAELFSLRFDASNISAGSIRLERLPIPSTETKEVRSTLALPVDVKIDAFDLKEFVVGKEIAGQDQFLTANGKVDATNSSIALAFDAAQRDRPEARAVADLVFNPAGNQLKLEAQIAEPKGGLVTKLLRLPGEPAINMTLTGEGPLSDWTGSGTAALDGTEVLRLNGRHVLASEGMHRLTVSGGGALGSLMPAVFKPLFEGTTSIDLTAAFDGKSLVKIEAGKLSTGALTLNASGTVNSQGENNLQASLTGMSGAIDFRWPLEQGELRALINTANLSLIGDGQSAILDVAADVSSVQLPHGELSAVRLSAQSDAFNLETQSGSLQTTVQISESRFSSADLDRAIRAPLKADGTLAVTPEAIRFDPLTIESASIGGTVTGSLKRADASIEAAFKLFAVPQVLPPALAGKFDGTIALSGNVETEEDGRVQVSGLDVKSGTVEASGSVALAGETLTADIQGTLPDLGRLLADAKGTAAFHAAASGPLSKLGIKAEMTSSGVTLAGRALTDLVVNADATATPDSPQAKLTATGSLDGQAIDVRADVISEDGRTSIPTLEAKIGNNRLTGALNLTPDFKPDGTVDFTLPDLGLLAAMAGQQASGDLAGSATISTADGVTSVVVKANGNSIQRDALTIAKPAADISIADVAKLAINGSIKAESIAQGQNRIANASLVFDRQAEKTGFSLGGEYDGAPVTATGDLTSNAGRTEIRLASFMAAPKKIPLQLARPAVVAIENGVARLDALTVQASSGSIAVTGTAGDRLEITAGIDALPAVLIDTFAPTLGAQGLIAGTVEVEGPAQAPVVAYDLAWSAASISSVRSANIAAQDIAAKGSIAVTDDRIRFDPLTVESAGFRGNVTGSLDRTDTTAEASFKFFAEPGLLPPGLATKFDKTIAISGTVETGGNGNIKLSALDIKSGTVDASGSATFSEGALTAAVEGALPDLGKLLADAQGEAAFTADISGRLDEIGIKAELTSSGAMLAGRSLTDLVIKADATAKPGSPQAKLTATGGLDGQPIDVRADVISEGGRTAIPTLEAKIGDNRLTGAINLTPDFKPDGTLEFNLPDLGLLAAMAGQKASGDLAGSATVRTANGITSVSLKATGNSIQRDALTIAKPAADISIADVAKLAINGSIKAESIAQGQNRIANASLVFDRQAEKTGFSLGGEYDGAPVTATGDLTSNAGRTEIRLASFAATPKKIPLQLARPAVVAIENGVARLDALTVQASSGSIAVTGTAGDRLEITAGIDALPAVLIDTFAPTLGAQGLIAGTVEVEGPAQAPVVAYDLAWSAASISSVRSANIAAQDIAAKGSIAVTDDRIRFDPLTVESAGFRGNVTGSLDRTDTTAEASFKFFAEPGLLPPGLATKFDKTIAISGTVETGGNGNIKLSALDIKSGTVDASGSATFSEGALTAAVEGALPDLGKLLADAQGEAAFTADISGRLDEIGIKAELTSSGAMLAGRSLTDLVIKADATAKPGSPQAKLTATGGLDGQPIDVRADVISEGGRTAIPTLEAKIGDNRLTGAINLTPDFKPDGTLEFNLPDLGLLAAMAGQKASGDLAGSATVRTANGITSVSLKATGNSIQRDALTIAKPAADISIADVAKLAINGSIKAESIAQGQNRVSGLTLVFDQQGGRTGFSIDGRYDGGPLAAKGDMVAIGGRTEIRLASFAATPKKIPLKLARPTAVVVENGSVRLDALTIQASNGTIAVAGTAGATLDISAKLNALPAALINTFAQTLGAEGTIDGTVEVEGSAAAPVVTYDLRWRGASVAAARGAGVAALEVVVKGRFANNRLTLDATVSGPGRLSFRGGGHVDVGGNMPMSMKFAGDVPFALLANTMAERGFTLTGSATVDLSLTGSARAPQITGTITTSGGRLVDVRRNLALNNLAANIALDGRQATISRLSANLATGGTVEASGTIGVAAGSGFPADLRIRLNNATYVDGTLFTANLVGDLTLRGPLVATPVLGGRLTIRRAAITVPEKLPTSLSEIDIKHRNAPARVRQMASDIRKDTSAGAGARAGGIIAFDLAVSSPGQFFVRGRGIDAELGGDLTIRGTAVQPIVSGDFDMRRGRLEILGKRLTFTEGHIGFGGALIPTLDLDATSTAGSTTITVNIAGPANNPAVTFSSSPALPQDEILAQLIFNRSLNNLSAFQIAQLASAASQLAGGSSTSLLDGLRNKLGVDDLDITTDESGGAQLRAGKYLNDRTYIELQQGSDSASSKAIINLDVGRGVKLKGEAAGDGSAAGGIFYEREY